From one Deltaproteobacteria bacterium genomic stretch:
- the mutS gene encoding DNA mismatch repair protein MutS: MSKITPMLQQYLEIKEQHKDAILFYRMGDFYEMFFDDAVVAARELEITLTSRDKQAKNPIPMCGVPHHAADGYISQLLQKGYTVAICDQIGDPRQAKGLVRREVVRVVTPGTAMDHIDGKCANYLAALYWGGEVGGLAYLDLSTAEFRLTEISGLQKCIDELRRVEPRELLLAADSQVEREMWLDDASRCSVKVLPAETFDVGRGKKLLIEQFQVHSLEGFGVENWPHAIRAAGAILSYVQRTQKKQAAHIKRLQPYRRQDYMVIDEVSSRHLELLRSWYGDGRQGSLLGLLDDTVTAMGGRLLRRWIRYPLLEPVKITRRQSAVSCFRLHEAVRSQLRREMEQIYDLERLYSRVAMGTATPRDLGALRRSLQTLPRVKHLLGYLQEDSIRELADRLDPVQDVAELLQQALVDAPPLTLTEGGIFRSGYHPELDQLTTLSRQAKNWIASMEAAERKKTGINSLKVGYNRVFGYYLEVSKANLALVPEHYIRKQTLANAERYVTEELKEYETQVLSADERRIRLEEELFRELRAGVAAQGERIQQSAAVIAELDVFAALAEVANRHNYCRPIVDDSVEISIVEGRHPTVEAALPKGEFVPNDIHLDHESHQVLIITGPNMAGKSTILRQVALIVLMAQMGCPVPASSAHLGVVDRIFTRVGASDELTRGRSTFMVEMQETAHILHQASERSLVILDEIGRGTSTFDGLSIAWAVAEFLHDWQGVGVKTLFATHYHELTELSATRPRVRNMTVAVKEWGDQVIFLRKLIDGGANRSYGIQVARLAGLPEEVVLRAKEILLHLERDSEEGHGLPRLARSYRGQRQQWLQLNLFQQGDQQLRRRLQSLDLERLTPLEAL; encoded by the coding sequence ATGAGTAAGATCACTCCCATGCTGCAGCAGTACCTGGAGATAAAAGAGCAGCACAAAGATGCAATCCTCTTTTATCGCATGGGAGATTTTTATGAGATGTTCTTTGATGATGCGGTGGTGGCAGCTAGAGAGCTGGAAATCACCCTGACCTCCCGCGACAAACAGGCGAAAAACCCCATCCCCATGTGCGGCGTGCCCCATCATGCTGCAGATGGCTACATCTCTCAATTGCTGCAAAAGGGGTATACCGTTGCCATCTGTGATCAAATCGGGGATCCCCGCCAGGCCAAAGGACTGGTTCGCCGGGAAGTGGTGCGAGTTGTTACTCCTGGCACTGCTATGGACCATATTGACGGTAAATGTGCCAATTACCTGGCTGCCCTGTACTGGGGGGGAGAAGTTGGCGGCCTGGCATACCTCGATCTGTCCACAGCTGAATTTCGCCTCACTGAGATATCAGGGTTGCAGAAATGTATTGACGAACTGCGCAGAGTAGAGCCGCGCGAACTGCTCCTTGCCGCAGATTCTCAAGTGGAGCGCGAGATGTGGCTGGATGATGCCAGCCGATGCAGTGTCAAAGTCCTGCCGGCAGAGACTTTTGATGTGGGCCGGGGGAAAAAACTTCTGATCGAACAATTTCAGGTGCATTCTCTGGAAGGCTTTGGAGTGGAAAATTGGCCGCATGCCATAAGGGCGGCAGGGGCAATATTGAGCTATGTACAGCGGACTCAGAAGAAACAGGCTGCCCACATCAAGCGATTGCAGCCATATCGTCGCCAGGATTACATGGTTATCGACGAAGTTTCGAGTCGACATCTGGAACTTCTCCGTTCCTGGTATGGCGACGGCCGGCAAGGGAGTCTATTAGGGTTGTTGGATGACACGGTCACTGCCATGGGCGGCAGGCTCCTCAGGCGGTGGATCCGCTATCCCCTGTTGGAGCCGGTCAAGATCACTAGACGGCAGAGTGCGGTTTCCTGTTTTCGTCTCCATGAGGCTGTTCGCTCGCAACTGCGGCGAGAAATGGAGCAGATCTACGATCTCGAACGGCTTTACAGCCGGGTAGCTATGGGTACAGCGACTCCCCGTGATCTTGGGGCACTGCGACGTTCACTGCAAACGCTTCCCCGCGTCAAACACCTGCTGGGCTATCTGCAAGAGGACAGTATCCGCGAACTTGCTGACAGGCTGGATCCGGTCCAGGATGTAGCAGAACTGTTGCAGCAGGCGCTGGTAGACGCCCCGCCGCTCACTCTGACCGAGGGGGGAATATTTCGCTCAGGCTATCACCCCGAACTGGATCAGCTGACAACATTGAGCCGCCAGGCAAAGAACTGGATTGCCAGCATGGAAGCGGCGGAGAGGAAAAAGACTGGCATCAACTCTCTCAAAGTCGGCTACAATCGGGTCTTTGGCTATTATCTGGAGGTGTCCAAGGCGAATCTTGCTCTGGTTCCCGAACATTATATTCGCAAGCAGACCCTGGCCAACGCGGAAAGGTATGTTACTGAAGAGCTCAAGGAATATGAGACCCAGGTTCTCAGTGCGGATGAACGAAGAATACGGCTGGAGGAGGAACTATTCCGGGAGTTGCGGGCAGGGGTTGCTGCTCAGGGAGAGCGCATCCAGCAAAGTGCGGCAGTGATCGCCGAACTGGATGTTTTTGCGGCGCTTGCAGAGGTGGCTAACCGCCACAACTACTGTCGGCCGATAGTGGATGACAGCGTTGAGATCAGTATTGTGGAGGGCCGCCATCCGACAGTGGAGGCGGCTTTGCCCAAGGGAGAGTTTGTGCCCAATGATATTCATCTGGACCACGAGTCTCACCAGGTCCTTATTATCACCGGGCCCAATATGGCGGGGAAATCAACAATTTTGCGGCAGGTGGCCCTCATTGTCCTCATGGCTCAAATGGGCTGCCCTGTGCCTGCCAGTTCGGCCCACCTCGGCGTGGTGGACCGCATTTTTACCAGAGTAGGGGCTTCCGATGAACTGACCCGGGGCCGCAGCACCTTTATGGTGGAAATGCAGGAAACCGCCCATATTCTCCACCAGGCCAGCGAAAGGAGTCTGGTGATTCTTGATGAGATCGGTAGAGGAACCAGTACCTTCGACGGTCTCAGCATCGCCTGGGCCGTGGCGGAATTTCTCCATGACTGGCAGGGAGTGGGCGTCAAGACCCTTTTTGCCACCCACTACCACGAGCTTACCGAGCTTTCCGCCACCAGGCCCAGAGTGAGGAATATGACGGTTGCAGTAAAAGAGTGGGGAGATCAGGTGATTTTCCTGCGCAAGTTGATCGATGGTGGGGCCAATCGCAGCTACGGCATCCAGGTGGCGAGGCTGGCTGGCCTCCCCGAGGAGGTTGTCCTGAGGGCCAAAGAAATACTGCTCCATTTGGAACGTGACAGCGAGGAAGGACATGGACTTCCCAGACTGGCGCGCTCATACAGGGGACAAAGGCAGCAGTGGCTGCAGCTCAATCTTTTCCAACAGGGGGATCAACAGTTACGTCGGCGTTTACAGAGTCTGGATCTGGAGCGGTTGACTCCCCTGGAGGCATTGAA
- a CDS encoding tetratricopeptide repeat protein: MTELIPHIWGMGFHTYVFIGVACMLGVILGYYVGRRRRSQKTSHHPANLPDSSSALFQGINYLLANDTDQAIEAFTRAVQVNSETIETYVALGNLFRSKGEIDKAVRIRQSILLRPSVDPETKLQALFDLGMDYKRGGLLDRAIATFEEVIRQASHRLDAYVQLEALLEATGDWGRAYELQKKIGKLNNNRVQYILAHLRTEQAKARMEAGDLETAKSYLKKALSLDPHCVDASLQLGELYRLKNKPKKAFQVWRKIIRSSPEWAHLVLEPLEEPEEETGREARLVEFLTDVSAENLDAAALVALAKCFLRRDRKEEGLQTLKRALQLEPELFEARKILGRALLAEGDIEGAVEQYEDLLAHLQPEGRPYRCRQCGYETERVLWRCPGCQRWDTIQPRHVRVSLP; the protein is encoded by the coding sequence ATGACTGAGCTTATCCCGCATATTTGGGGCATGGGATTCCATACTTATGTCTTTATTGGCGTCGCCTGCATGCTGGGCGTGATTCTTGGCTACTATGTTGGCAGACGCAGAAGAAGCCAGAAAACGTCCCACCACCCCGCGAACCTTCCTGACAGCAGCAGCGCTTTGTTCCAGGGAATAAACTATCTGCTAGCCAATGATACTGATCAGGCAATCGAGGCTTTTACCCGGGCTGTTCAGGTGAATTCGGAGACTATTGAAACCTATGTGGCCCTAGGCAATCTCTTTCGTTCTAAAGGAGAGATCGATAAAGCGGTGCGCATTCGCCAATCCATTCTGCTGCGTCCCAGCGTTGATCCAGAGACCAAGCTGCAAGCTCTCTTCGACCTTGGCATGGACTACAAGAGGGGAGGTTTGCTGGATCGCGCCATTGCAACTTTTGAAGAGGTGATTCGACAGGCTTCCCATCGGTTGGATGCCTATGTGCAACTGGAGGCTTTGCTGGAAGCAACCGGTGATTGGGGGCGAGCATACGAACTCCAGAAAAAAATCGGCAAACTGAACAACAACAGGGTGCAATATATCCTGGCACATTTGCGTACAGAACAAGCCAAGGCCAGAATGGAAGCGGGCGACCTGGAAACTGCTAAGAGCTATCTCAAGAAGGCGCTGTCCCTGGATCCTCACTGTGTGGACGCCAGCTTGCAACTGGGAGAACTCTACCGGTTGAAAAACAAGCCCAAGAAAGCCTTTCAGGTATGGAGGAAGATAATCAGAAGCAGCCCTGAGTGGGCGCACCTGGTACTTGAACCCCTGGAAGAACCTGAAGAGGAAACTGGACGCGAAGCCCGGTTAGTCGAATTTCTCACTGATGTATCTGCTGAAAATCTAGATGCCGCAGCTCTGGTTGCACTGGCCAAGTGTTTCCTCAGGCGAGATCGCAAGGAAGAAGGGTTGCAGACCCTCAAACGAGCCCTGCAGCTGGAACCAGAGTTGTTCGAAGCCAGGAAGATCCTGGGAAGGGCTCTCCTGGCAGAGGGGGACATTGAAGGAGCCGTGGAGCAATATGAAGATCTGCTGGCGCACCTGCAGCCGGAGGGCAGACCTTATCGATGCCGGCAGTGCGGCTACGAGACCGAGCGAGTGTTATGGAGGTGCCCAGGGTGTCAGAGGTGGGATACTATCCAACCCAGGCACGTCCGCGTTAGTTTGCCCTGA
- a CDS encoding LapA family protein — MKALKVAVWGILTLFLVLFFFQNREALLHKITLELVIFGPLQFRSVPIPLYALILLSLFIGVVTTAFYCGFGNLRLRSNLRSLRQQNNRLQEELQSLRNLPITQEEVITSSPAREVAATSEKKDEGADPTKTDVMDD, encoded by the coding sequence ATGAAAGCACTTAAAGTTGCGGTTTGGGGCATATTGACGCTGTTTCTGGTGTTGTTCTTTTTCCAGAACCGTGAGGCGCTTCTCCACAAAATCACCCTCGAGCTGGTCATTTTTGGGCCATTACAGTTTCGCTCCGTACCGATTCCTCTCTATGCCCTCATTCTTTTGTCTCTGTTCATTGGAGTAGTTACAACTGCGTTTTACTGCGGTTTCGGCAATCTGCGTTTACGAAGCAACCTGCGATCCCTGAGGCAGCAGAACAACAGGTTGCAAGAGGAGCTGCAATCCCTGCGGAATCTGCCCATCACCCAGGAAGAGGTGATTACTTCCAGTCCCGCCAGAGAGGTTGCTGCCACCTCAGAAAAAAAGGACGAAGGTGCTGATCCCACCAAGACCGATGTGATGGATGACTGA
- a CDS encoding HIT domain-containing protein encodes MKNLWAPWRMEYILGNRPKGCIFCPEGNGESDEERLILYRGERIVVMMNRYPYSNGHLLVAPWKHVSGLDGLADEELLDLIRTVQRSVEALQGCMAPDGFNVGLNLGTVAGAGVEAHVHFHIVPRWNGDTNFMTVFADVRVIPEHLQQTYRRLLPYFAKERMDEST; translated from the coding sequence ATGAAGAATCTGTGGGCTCCTTGGAGAATGGAATACATTCTCGGCAACCGGCCGAAGGGTTGTATTTTTTGCCCAGAGGGTAATGGTGAGTCTGACGAAGAGCGACTGATACTCTATCGCGGCGAGCGCATAGTAGTTATGATGAACCGGTATCCATACAGCAATGGCCATCTTTTGGTGGCGCCCTGGAAGCACGTCTCCGGTCTGGACGGCTTGGCAGACGAAGAGTTGCTGGACTTGATAAGGACAGTACAGCGCTCTGTGGAGGCACTGCAGGGATGTATGGCGCCCGACGGCTTCAACGTTGGACTCAACCTGGGCACAGTGGCTGGTGCTGGCGTAGAAGCGCACGTGCACTTTCACATTGTCCCCAGATGGAACGGGGATACTAATTTCATGACGGTCTTTGCAGATGTACGGGTGATTCCGGAACATCTTCAACAGACGTACAGGAGGCTCCTTCCCTACTTTGCAAAGGAGAGAATGGATGAAAGCACTTAA
- a CDS encoding UPF0280 family protein — protein sequence MREYREREYRSFLRCDRLLAFEVRVKETDLFILADSDLQQQAVEAVYRIRGPLENYVADHPEFLHSLTPLPVDPLAPAVVREMTQAGRLCGTGPMAAVAGAIAERVGKELLETSSEVVVENGGDCFVKVNMPMQFGIFAGDSPLSGKVAVWIRPEQTPLGICTSSATVGHSLSFGRADAVTVVAASTAVADAAATRICNEVHNRADIKRALELAQRIEGVRGAVVVIKDRLGAWGDIELVDLPR from the coding sequence ATGAGGGAATACCGAGAGAGAGAGTATCGCAGCTTCCTTCGCTGCGACAGGTTGCTTGCCTTCGAGGTCAGGGTTAAGGAGACAGATCTCTTTATTCTGGCTGACAGCGATCTGCAGCAACAGGCAGTAGAAGCAGTATACCGCATCCGGGGGCCGTTGGAGAATTATGTGGCTGACCATCCTGAATTTCTCCACTCCCTGACACCGTTGCCGGTAGATCCGCTGGCGCCCGCGGTGGTTAGAGAAATGACTCAGGCAGGCCGGCTTTGCGGCACTGGTCCAATGGCTGCAGTGGCGGGAGCTATAGCCGAGCGGGTGGGAAAGGAACTGCTCGAGACCAGCAGTGAAGTGGTGGTGGAAAATGGTGGAGATTGCTTCGTTAAGGTGAATATGCCCATGCAGTTTGGTATTTTCGCTGGCGACTCCCCTTTGAGCGGCAAAGTGGCAGTCTGGATTAGGCCTGAACAGACTCCCCTGGGAATATGTACTTCTTCCGCTACGGTGGGACACTCTCTGAGCTTCGGTCGGGCCGATGCAGTTACTGTGGTGGCTGCATCCACTGCTGTGGCCGATGCTGCAGCCACCAGGATCTGCAACGAGGTGCATAACAGGGCTGATATCAAGAGGGCGCTCGAGCTGGCCCAAAGAATAGAGGGAGTGAGGGGTGCCGTGGTTGTGATCAAGGATAGGTTGGGAGCGTGGGGGGATATCGAACTGGTGGATCTGCCGAGGTAG
- a CDS encoding DNA polymerase III subunit alpha, translating into MRRVDFVHLHVHSSYSLLRSTIRLSQLLKQAQAYRLPALALTDHGNMLAGIEFYELAFSHGIKPILGCELTVVDGDLQGPEANETPGDSHIVLLVKNQRGYGNLLQLVTLAQERGWTLQAKIARSHLLEHHQGLILLSGCGRGQIPAMLCAGDSARARKVAVEYLEVFGRDNFYIELQPGRSTEKRHLNERLYSLARSLELPIVASANCHTLSASEGELLRMLTAIRKGVPLRLTQVAKDHSFLSPQEMKAEFSHLPEAIANTVKVAERCNLDLNLGKIKPPRLPEEQESDAAALLAERARQGLDDRLAEWQQRNEYRQRLSHELGAVARAGLSDFFLIIADLVDAAKAARIPLGLAGGRAASSLLAYALGISSVDPVPHGLYFETFLNELLSEIPEVDMGLPMEARQEVYGLLCQIYGSARLAHIVSVDTMQKRTAIRDVGKALQLEPGVVEKAGEAAASVQAGGRHQRTIAGLALEGANTSSKMDKLLAYAAAFEGLPRRVSTHATGIVIAPTEIDKMVPLYRGPRREWVSQYDARALKRLGLIKLDLVGKRYLTVIQKTCQYGPEVDVVDPGGTDTLWRDAKSFAVLCRAETVGLPYVDTPAARDLLRIVQPKSCDELLYTLALVRRRAALRSTAGEGAWQHTGGGPAELLARGGQRGAEKNQLSLIFDEDLLEAVVRHTGWQLAKAELFCRRLQRETSETTDDLRIEFLEAVANNKGTAGEKLWVSCQRAAAGLQRKSDTVCRALAVLQCSAVKCRLPIPYVAAFLNSYLAQPEMLLERLEACLHEGHRILPPDINLSLIEFSPTEQGILFGLAGIRHVSIKTATAIVAERQERGPFSSLADLCARVGQERLGRKALETLIKSGALDCFSCSRRHLLQLLQTTLRQIRQGQMALFQQSEFSAAGETGGESLQEWDTPTVLTFEKEALGVYLSHNPLTAHQQLLAEIAPGGIAAVSEMAAGARARVAGIIGRITRETSRRDEPLVRVRVADFRDSLELFIFADTEVADGVELEKGELVLAIGRVADEQGKVRLLADRILPLEQGSWELVEAVHLHFEAGSVSQQHMASLKKLLARYKGKCPLFFHFHLSSHTEVVMRLPDSFSVQPSRTLQERLTAEFGGKCWRIQYGN; encoded by the coding sequence ATGCGGCGCGTTGATTTTGTCCATTTGCATGTCCATTCCAGCTACAGTCTGCTCAGAAGTACCATCCGGTTGTCCCAGCTGCTGAAACAGGCCCAGGCCTATCGCTTGCCAGCTCTAGCTCTAACTGACCATGGCAATATGTTGGCGGGCATTGAGTTTTACGAACTGGCCTTCAGCCATGGTATCAAGCCCATCCTCGGCTGCGAACTGACGGTAGTGGACGGTGATCTGCAAGGTCCTGAGGCAAATGAGACCCCGGGAGACTCCCATATTGTCCTGCTGGTGAAAAATCAGCGCGGTTATGGCAATCTTCTCCAGCTGGTAACACTTGCCCAGGAGCGGGGCTGGACTTTGCAGGCAAAAATTGCTCGCAGCCATCTCCTGGAACACCACCAGGGACTCATTCTCCTCAGCGGTTGTGGCAGGGGCCAGATTCCTGCAATGCTCTGCGCAGGAGATTCTGCCCGGGCAAGAAAGGTTGCGGTCGAGTATCTGGAAGTGTTTGGTAGAGACAATTTTTATATAGAGCTGCAACCTGGGCGCTCCACGGAGAAGCGGCACCTGAATGAGCGGTTGTACTCCCTGGCAAGGAGTCTGGAGCTGCCCATAGTGGCCTCTGCCAATTGTCACACGCTGAGTGCCAGCGAGGGAGAATTACTGAGGATGCTCACAGCCATAAGAAAAGGAGTTCCCCTGCGGTTGACGCAGGTGGCAAAAGATCACTCCTTTTTGTCACCACAGGAGATGAAGGCCGAGTTCTCTCATCTACCTGAAGCCATTGCCAACACAGTAAAAGTGGCGGAGCGTTGCAACCTGGATCTAAATCTTGGCAAAATCAAGCCGCCAAGGTTGCCAGAGGAGCAAGAGAGTGATGCCGCAGCTCTGCTGGCGGAGAGAGCCCGGCAAGGCCTCGATGATCGGTTGGCCGAATGGCAACAACGGAATGAGTACCGACAACGGCTCAGCCATGAACTCGGAGCAGTGGCGCGAGCAGGACTGAGTGACTTCTTCCTAATTATTGCCGATCTGGTAGATGCAGCAAAGGCTGCCCGCATTCCGCTCGGACTGGCAGGAGGCAGAGCTGCCAGCAGTCTGCTGGCCTACGCGCTTGGCATCAGTTCGGTCGATCCTGTTCCTCACGGCCTCTACTTCGAGACTTTTCTGAATGAACTGCTCAGTGAGATTCCCGAGGTGGACATGGGACTGCCCATGGAAGCACGCCAGGAGGTCTACGGCCTCCTTTGTCAGATTTACGGTTCAGCCCGGCTTGCTCATATAGTATCTGTGGACACCATGCAGAAGCGTACAGCCATCAGGGATGTTGGCAAGGCTCTCCAATTGGAGCCTGGCGTGGTGGAAAAGGCTGGAGAGGCGGCAGCCAGTGTGCAGGCTGGTGGCCGCCACCAGAGAACAATTGCAGGACTTGCACTGGAGGGCGCCAACACCAGCAGCAAGATGGATAAACTGCTTGCCTATGCTGCAGCCTTTGAAGGTTTGCCGCGGCGGGTGAGCACCCATGCCACAGGAATCGTGATTGCCCCCACTGAAATCGACAAGATGGTCCCCCTTTACAGGGGACCGAGGCGGGAGTGGGTGAGCCAGTATGACGCCAGGGCATTGAAGCGACTCGGACTGATCAAACTGGACCTGGTAGGGAAGAGATACTTGACGGTCATTCAGAAAACCTGTCAGTACGGTCCAGAGGTAGATGTGGTTGACCCTGGTGGCACTGATACCCTTTGGCGCGATGCCAAGAGCTTTGCCGTGCTTTGCCGGGCTGAGACAGTGGGCCTCCCCTATGTAGACACTCCAGCGGCAAGAGATCTACTCCGCATTGTGCAGCCGAAGTCTTGCGATGAACTGCTTTACACCCTTGCCCTCGTGCGCAGGAGAGCGGCCCTGCGCAGTACCGCCGGAGAAGGTGCCTGGCAGCATACTGGAGGGGGGCCTGCCGAACTGTTGGCTAGAGGCGGCCAACGAGGCGCTGAGAAAAATCAGCTTTCTTTGATTTTTGATGAAGATTTGCTGGAGGCGGTGGTGAGACATACTGGTTGGCAGTTGGCCAAAGCAGAGCTTTTTTGCCGTCGCCTGCAACGCGAAACATCTGAGACTACCGATGATCTGAGAATAGAATTTCTGGAAGCTGTGGCCAATAACAAGGGCACGGCGGGGGAGAAACTCTGGGTCAGCTGCCAGAGGGCGGCAGCTGGACTGCAGAGAAAGAGCGACACAGTGTGTCGGGCGCTGGCAGTGTTGCAGTGCTCCGCTGTCAAGTGTCGATTGCCGATACCTTATGTGGCAGCGTTCCTCAACAGCTACCTGGCACAGCCAGAGATGTTGCTGGAGCGGCTCGAGGCATGCCTGCACGAAGGCCACAGAATTCTGCCGCCAGATATCAACCTCAGTCTTATCGAATTCAGCCCCACTGAACAGGGGATCTTGTTTGGCCTTGCTGGAATTCGTCATGTGAGCATCAAGACAGCAACGGCAATTGTTGCTGAGCGGCAAGAAAGAGGCCCTTTCAGTTCCCTGGCGGATCTCTGTGCCAGGGTCGGTCAGGAGCGGTTGGGCCGCAAGGCCCTTGAAACATTGATAAAGTCTGGGGCGCTGGACTGCTTTTCCTGCAGCCGCAGACATCTGCTGCAACTCTTGCAGACAACATTGCGGCAGATTCGTCAGGGACAGATGGCCCTGTTCCAGCAGAGTGAATTCTCAGCAGCTGGTGAGACAGGTGGAGAAAGTCTGCAGGAGTGGGATACGCCAACAGTGCTTACTTTCGAGAAGGAGGCGCTGGGAGTCTACCTCAGTCACAACCCCTTGACTGCGCACCAGCAGCTTCTTGCAGAGATTGCGCCCGGGGGAATTGCAGCTGTTTCTGAGATGGCTGCTGGCGCTCGGGCCCGGGTTGCAGGAATCATCGGTCGAATAACAAGGGAAACCAGTCGGCGGGACGAACCTCTCGTCAGGGTCAGGGTGGCAGATTTCAGGGATTCTCTGGAACTATTTATTTTTGCCGACACTGAGGTGGCAGATGGCGTCGAGCTGGAAAAAGGTGAACTCGTGCTGGCAATCGGCAGGGTGGCCGATGAACAAGGCAAGGTTCGCCTGCTGGCAGACAGAATATTGCCCCTGGAGCAAGGCTCCTGGGAACTTGTCGAAGCTGTGCATCTCCATTTTGAGGCAGGAAGTGTTTCGCAGCAACACATGGCCAGCTTGAAAAAGCTTCTTGCCCGGTATAAAGGAAAGTGTCCACTGTTTTTTCATTTTCACCTCAGCAGCCATACTGAGGTTGTCATGCGCCTGCCTGACAGTTTCTCTGTACAGCCGAGCAGAACGCTGCAGGAGAGACTGACAGCAGAATTCGGGGGCAAGTGCTGGCGGATTCAGTACGGCAACTAG
- the guaA gene encoding glutamine-hydrolyzing GMP synthase, which produces MGRDDEKILILDFGSQTTQLIARRVRECQVYCEIHPCHMELADIREYAPKGIILSGGPASVAEPEAPLCSKEIFALGIPVLGICYGMQLMTHLLGGEVERAPKREYGKAFLQIDSFADLFKGFAKDMAQPGEQVWMSHGDKIRKMPPDFKRIAHSANSPVAAMRHIQKQLYGVQFHPEVVHTRRGTELLKNFLFGICRCEPTWTMKSFVATTVEQLRQTIGSKKVVCALSGGVDSSVVAVLLHKAVGRQSTCIFVNNGLLRRGEAEEVQEIFRHTFDINLDYVDASSEFLEKLAGVVEPEQKRKIIGNLFIDIFEAEARKIPGAEFLAQGTLYPDVIESVSFKGPSATIKTHHNVGGLPEVMKLKLIEPLRELFKDEVRRVGAELGLPEKLIKRHPFPGPGLAIRILGEVTPERLAILREADGVVLEEMEASGLYDQVWQAFAVLLPIRTVGVMGDERTYDQVIGVRVVESVDAMTADWAKVPYEVLGRISNRIINEVQGVNRVVYDISSKPPSTIEWE; this is translated from the coding sequence ATGGGCAGAGACGACGAGAAAATATTGATTCTGGACTTTGGCTCCCAGACAACCCAGCTCATTGCCAGAAGGGTGCGGGAGTGTCAGGTTTATTGTGAGATCCACCCCTGTCATATGGAGTTGGCAGACATCAGAGAGTATGCCCCCAAGGGGATCATTCTTTCTGGCGGACCAGCAAGCGTTGCTGAGCCCGAGGCACCGCTCTGCTCGAAGGAAATATTTGCTCTTGGCATCCCGGTGTTGGGTATCTGTTATGGTATGCAGCTCATGACGCATCTTCTGGGGGGCGAGGTGGAGCGTGCTCCCAAAAGAGAATACGGCAAGGCCTTTTTGCAGATCGATTCTTTTGCAGATCTTTTCAAGGGTTTTGCCAAAGACATGGCTCAACCCGGGGAACAGGTCTGGATGAGCCACGGCGACAAAATCAGAAAAATGCCGCCGGACTTCAAGAGAATTGCTCACAGTGCCAACTCGCCAGTAGCAGCCATGCGCCATATCCAGAAGCAGTTGTATGGGGTGCAATTTCACCCGGAAGTGGTCCACACTAGACGGGGCACTGAGTTACTGAAAAACTTCCTTTTCGGGATATGCCGATGTGAACCTACCTGGACCATGAAATCCTTTGTGGCTACAACTGTGGAACAGCTGCGGCAGACCATAGGCTCTAAAAAGGTTGTCTGTGCTCTCAGCGGTGGAGTGGACAGTTCGGTGGTTGCCGTGCTGCTGCACAAGGCTGTGGGCCGTCAGTCCACCTGTATTTTTGTAAACAATGGCCTGCTTCGCCGCGGCGAAGCAGAAGAGGTGCAGGAGATTTTCCGGCATACTTTCGACATAAATCTTGATTACGTGGATGCCTCCTCAGAGTTTCTCGAGAAACTGGCTGGCGTTGTCGAGCCGGAACAGAAGCGAAAAATTATTGGCAACCTTTTCATCGACATCTTCGAGGCGGAAGCAAGAAAGATTCCCGGGGCCGAATTTCTTGCCCAGGGCACGCTCTATCCAGATGTTATCGAAAGCGTTTCTTTCAAAGGACCGTCAGCCACCATAAAAACACACCACAATGTGGGCGGCCTGCCGGAAGTTATGAAGCTCAAGCTCATAGAACCACTGCGGGAGCTTTTCAAAGATGAGGTGCGCCGGGTGGGTGCCGAACTGGGTTTGCCGGAAAAGCTCATAAAACGCCACCCCTTTCCCGGACCAGGGCTGGCAATCAGGATTCTCGGCGAGGTGACCCCGGAGCGTCTGGCAATCCTCCGTGAGGCCGACGGAGTGGTGCTGGAGGAAATGGAGGCCAGCGGCCTCTATGATCAGGTCTGGCAAGCATTTGCTGTGCTCTTGCCAATCAGGACAGTGGGCGTCATGGGTGACGAGCGGACATATGACCAGGTGATTGGTGTCCGGGTGGTGGAGAGTGTTGATGCCATGACTGCGGACTGGGCCAAGGTTCCTTATGAGGTGCTGGGGCGAATCTCCAACCGCATCATCAATGAGGTGCAGGGGGTAAATCGAGTTGTCTATGATATCAGCTCCAAACCACCGAGCACCATCGAATGGGAGTGA